In one Cercospora beticola chromosome 1, complete sequence genomic region, the following are encoded:
- a CDS encoding uncharacterized protein (SMCOG1034:cytochrome P450~antiSMASH:Cluster_9), whose translation MAVLPDARHDEPVVLAAYRILRTYWILILPAVLLLRFFYYKYASPLRRYPGPFLASGSRAWKVLSTYSGHTETDHIRLHEKYGPVVRIAPNELGFSSPKAARSVLAAGSGFHKTQFYAVFPPPENPDIFTETREDVHAVKKRYASGPYSMATMHTMADVIESVERDLTQRLDKICQDVDKRESCDLGNWLHYFAFDVLGEIAFSRRFGFLEAGFDVENAIKTIDDMQWYDGLVGQIPEWDWVFRRNPLWKLVPGGGEGPKRFLITRMALEAIEERRKVGGGKERKDLLQRLIEAHDKAPDVFRDGDVFAVAHGAIFAGSDSTASTMQSFSYHVLRDPAIYTKLKKELDDATQSAQLSGMPQWNEVQALPYFQACLKEAMRVRPAVGLNITRLVPPAGAEIEGNSLPGGTQVALNGWVLHRDQEIFGADAHLFRPERWLEGDAKTMERYMFQFGGGAHLCIGKNLALLEMNKTLPLLFRDYEFQLLRPNEELKYHSTFFVVQEGLEVRISKRGKSTS comes from the exons ATGGCTGTGCTGCCAGATGCCCGGCATGACGAGCCTGTCGTGCTCGCAGCTTATCGAATTCTGCGAACTTATTGGATCCTGATTCTGCCGGCGGTATTGCTGCTAAGGTTCTTCTACTACAAGTACGCGTCGCCATTGAGGAGATACCCTGGTCCGTTTCTTGCTTCAGGGAGTCGTGCCTGGAAAG TCCTTTCCACCTACTCCGGCCACACCGAAACCGACCACATTCGACTGCACGAGAAATATGGACCTGTCGTACGCATCGCACCCAATGAACTTGGCTTTTCTTCGCCCAAGGCAGCGAGAAGTGTTTTGGCTGCTGGGTCAGGATTCCACAAGACGCAATTCTATGCAGTGTTCCCTCCTCCTGAGAACCCAGACATCTTCACAGAAACGCGCGAAGACGTGCATGCTGTGAAAAAGCGGTATGCTTCGGGTCCGTATAGTATGGCGACCATGCATACTATGGCGGATGTCATTGAGAGTGTGGAGCGAGACCTCACTCAACGTCTGGATAAGATTTGCCAGGATGTGGACAAGAGGGAGAGTTGCGATCTAGGAAATTGGCTCCACTACTTCGCCTTCGATGTGCTGGGTGAAATTGCTTTCTCGCGAAGATTTGGGTTCTTGGAAGCCGGCTTCGACGTTGAAAATGCGATTAAGACGATAGATGATATGCAATGGTATGATGGGTTGGTCGGGCAAATTCCCGAGTGGGATTGGGTGTTTCGCAGAAATCCGCTTTGGAAGTTGGTccctggaggaggagaggggcCGAAGAGATTCTTGATCACGAGAATGGCGCTGGAAGCGATTGAAGAGAGAAGGAAAGTCGGCGgagggaaggagaggaaggatCTCTTGCAGAGATTGATTGAGGCGCATGATAAGGCTCCGGACGTGTTTCGAGATGGCGATGTTTTTGCTGTTGCTCATGGTGCAAT TTTCGCTGGATCCGACTCCACGGCTTCTACGATGCAAAGTTTCAGCTATCATGTCCTGCGCGATCCGGCCATCTACACGAAATtgaagaaggagctcgaCGATGCCACTCAATCTGCTCAGCTGTCGGGAATGCCGCAGTGGAACGAGGTTCAAGCTCTTCCATACTTCCAGGCCTGCCTGAAGGAAGCGATGCGTGTCAGACCTGCGGTAGGCTTGAATATCACTCGTCTCGTACCTccagcaggagcagaaaTCGAAGGCAACAGTCTTCCAGGAGGAACGCAAGTTGCTCTTAACGGATGGGTCCTACATCGCGACCAAGAAATCTTCGGCGCAGACGCGCATCTCTTTCGCCCGGAGAGATGGCTAGAAGGTGAtgcgaagacgatggagagATACATGTTCCAG TTTGGAGGAGGTGCACATCTATGCATCGGCAAGAACTTGGCTCTACTAGAGATGAACAAAACTCTGCCGCTACTCTTCCGCGATTATGAGTTCCAGCTTCTGCGACCCAACGAAGAGTTGAAGTATCATTCGACATTCTTCGTAGTGCAGGAAGGCTTGGAAGTGAGGATTTCGAAGAGAGGGAAGTCGACTTCGTAA